The region GATCATTACTCTCTCTGCTATGCTATGGCTATCGGTGGCTTGGCCCCGGCGAGCTCGAACGTGAACGTAAGGCAGTTTCTCCCCCGTTTCCCCTGGTTTCCCCTTTTTCGTTTCACCACTCCGACTTTTCTTCCCCGATGCTTTCGCCTGTTGCACAGAAGGCGTTTCCCATTCTTAAGATTAGGGTTGGTATTTCAAAAGGGAAACGAAAGCAGAGAAGCATGGATACTAATACCTTGCTTTGATCGGTGTTCCTTCGCTTCGCCGGCTGCCGGGGGAGTTCGCCGGAGTCGGAATCGATGGGTTCTGACTTCGGCCACGCCGCCTGCCCGCCGGAGTTCGAGGCTTGCGGGGACTCACCGGCAGCGGCGAAGACAGAGAACCGCGCGGCTCTTTCCACCAGCGCGGCGTTGGAGGGGAACGTCGGGGAGAACCCTGGAGGAAACCCAGTGGAAGCACGGGGATAGATCTCGCCAGGTTGGTGTAGGAGCTCAACGGCTTGACTCGCCGGGAGACCAAGGAGGGCCGTGAACGAGCTTCCGGTGGCCGGCGGCGACCCATCGCGCATCAAGCTTTGGATTTCCTCCTCGAACCGCAGCGTTTCGGCTATCTCTGGCGTGTAGGTTCCCGAGTTCCCCGATCCACCGCCGGAGCTTCGGGCCGGCTCCATTGAAGCTCAAATTCTTTGACAATTCCGGCACAGGCGAAATCGAAGTCCCAAATTTGGGTGTGAATTGCTTGGAattgagagaaaagagagcCCTAATTTGCTTTCGGACAAGAAACGCTCAAGTGGAGCTAGAAGAGCGTTATATACGGAGAGTGTGAGAAACTGAGGAGCACAAAGAAGcagagaattttattttatttatttatttattcaattttaatttatttagttgcAAAATTACAAGAGGGAGAGAGTGTAAAGCAAGCTTCTGTAACCGTGTAAAAAAAGCCTCGCAGGATGAGAAACTTTTGGGGGGATGTGGTGGGTTTTTActgaaatttttctaaattgatTCCTGAcatttataatgtttaaaaaagaaataataataacaagtgttttttttattatttttttttaaaaaaagaagaatcttCCCCAAATAATAGCTCacctttttaagtttttaagattttataaaaacatcTGTGATAATTAGCAAAGTGCATTTGATgtaatttcaaagaaaataataatttgtatatactgaaaatataattccaaaaatcataaaaagaaaccaaaaaaaaagcaTTGGATGTGTTTTATGAGTATTATACTATTATTTGagggaaaaagaaaagttttacaTGGCCGTttggaattaattaaaaattcaaggGTGTGACCagaagagaaaaacataaatatataatttggtaCAATATCTTTATATTTCCAATGTAGTATAGATACGTACTTGGACATGTCGGAGAATGGTGGGATCTGATTGTAAAGGAGACAGGCCTTTCGTGTTACATGGTAGGGCCCTCCATATGACACGTCATCCCCCACCACAAATCATTGCTGACGTGTCAATCACTCCAGCTAGACCCCACCTTCGGTCCTGCTGTCATATGTTGCTTATTGGTCATTGGCCGCTTCAGGTGTTTAGATTACAACccgtctcaatttttttttttaataatataataacaataattaatgtttattagttttaaggtttagtataaaaaaaataaatctaaataaatattag is a window of Dioscorea cayenensis subsp. rotundata cultivar TDr96_F1 chromosome 5, TDr96_F1_v2_PseudoChromosome.rev07_lg8_w22 25.fasta, whole genome shotgun sequence DNA encoding:
- the LOC120262345 gene encoding transcription factor bHLH48 produces the protein MEPARSSGGGSGNSGTYTPEIAETLRFEEEIQSLMRDGSPPATGSSFTALLGLPASQAVELLHQPGEIYPRASTGFPPGFSPTFPSNAALVERAARFSVFAAAGESPQASNSGGQAAWPKSEPIDSDSGELPRQPAKRRNTDQSKAKASGKKSRSGETKKGKPGETGEKLPYVHVRARRGQATDSHSIAERARREKINARMKLLQELVPGCSKISGTALVLDEIINHVQSLQRQVEFLSMRLAAVNPRIDFTGLDNFLSPECGLGVAGNGTPLWMQGMGAGDGQQDIWQADLMHQQQHGFISNSGTTSLFPCDPTDSVSLHSNQLKAEL